The Jaculus jaculus isolate mJacJac1 chromosome 14, mJacJac1.mat.Y.cur, whole genome shotgun sequence nucleotide sequence caaataaattaaatatgggctagagagatagcttagctgttagggcgcttgcctgtgaagcttaaggacccaggtttgactccacagaaactgcttaagccagattcacacagGGTGGCTTATGcctctgaagtttgcttgcactgactggaaacacccattctctctatctgcctctttctctctctctccttctctatcaaacagatagataaaatattttaaaaatagggttggagagatggcttagtggttaaggcgcttgcatgcaaagccaaaggaccttggttcaattccccaggatccacataagccagatgtacaagatggcgcattcatctggagttcttttgcagtggctggaagccctagcatgcccattctttctctctctctccctgactctttccctctctcaaagaaataaaaaataaataaaatattaaaaataataaaaataaatattaaacatatttttaatataataaaataggaGGAGGGCTGGGAGGCATTGTGTTGCAGAACAAAAGGTGATCATaaaccaaggcacttttcaaacacAAATGAACACATCACATAGGTGGGTTCCAGCAAAGCAGGAAAATCTCTACTCTAAGCttcagatgttatctgatgacattttTAGCCTTTAAGCTGGCAGAAGCTAGAGGTCTGTTAGTACATTCCACAAAGTTTTCACCTGATCAATGggtagtcacaaggatgttaaaTCAGAGACAGAGATGTGCAATAAATGGTTATTAAGGGGGGCTAAAGATAGCCCAATATAATTTGACTGAGAGTGCAACATTACATCTCTCACAATCACAagtctttacttttgtttttcttttttttttcaagggagggtctcactctagctcaggctgacctggaagtcactctagttccaggtcacagccatcctatctctgccttctgagtgctgagattaaatgcctgtgccaccacatccggcccaAATATACAAGTTCTACCAGTCACCCTTGTGGGATGTTTGGGGTGgtaagagtgagggagaaagggaagtcGGTTATTCATCTGGAGACTGGGTCTGGGtatattgcccaggctgaccttaacctCCTGGTCTCaagtgaacctcctgcctcagtaaCCTCCCCACaacagatgtgcaccactacactcaCCAGGGAGCTACTTATCAAATCATATGGAGCATGAGTTATCTTTGAAACTTCCAATGAGGTGAGACTCTTCAGTATGTGCATTGATGATTCAGGTCTAGCGcaccaaaaaaaataacaaaaataaatcagaaagagTGGCGGGAGGAGATTATGAACATGGCATATATTATGTAtttgtatggaggttgtcaattaaaggcacacacctttaatctgagtccttgggaaggcagaggtaggaggatccttgtgagttcagggccaggctGAGANNNNNNNNNNNNNNNNNNNNNNNNNNNNNNNNNNNNNNNNNNNNNNNNNNNNNNNNNNNNNNNNNNNNNNNNNNNNNNNNNNNNNNNNNNNNNNNNNNNNcactaaataaaacaaatataaaataaacattcaaaaatCCTCAAGCTGAAATACTTCACTGGACAATGCCACAAAACATTACAAGAACAATTCACACCAATCTGATAAACTATcttccaaataaatgaaagaagaaagcctACTTCCCAATTCATATTGGAAGGCTAGTATCACTGATACCAGACAAAGTCAAAGACAACATAAAAGGCAACAAATAAGTGTCCCTCATAAAATTAGGGAAAGCCTCAAGAAAATACTAACAAATGTAATAacacaatatttaaaatacaactaCAGACCATGCTAAGTCCAAGATTCCAAGTCTGGCTCACTATTCAAAGCTCAATGTAATGCACCAAAACAACCTAGAAGTAATATTATGGTCACATCAAGGAGGAAAGCACACTGAACAAACTCCAAAACTCAAAACCTAAGCAAATCAGAAGGAAATGTTCcacacttaattaaaaaatatgaaaaagttcacaggaaggaggactgccatgagcttgagattctcctgagacttcatagtgaattccaggtcagcctgggctagagccagactctacctcaaaaatatttatgtatgagccaggggtggtggcgcatgcctttaatcccagcactcaagaggcagagatagaagaatcgccatgagttcgaggccaccctgagattacatagtgaattccagctcagcctgagctagagtgagaccctaccttgaaaatccaaaaaaaaaaaaaaatatatatatatatatatatatatatatatatatatatatatatatatgaaaaagattaCATCTAACTTCAACTTAATGAGAAACTGGGCATTTTCCCCTAACATCAGGAAAATCCTAgctggaaaaaatacaaataaaggaaacagaaactgtacaggtgatttttaaaaaaggagtaaaAACTGTACGTGTAGAAGATAGTAATTCTCAAAAGTTAAAATAAGTGGTTAGCAAAGATGCAGGATTCAAAAAAGATATTTCTCTATACCACAACAAACACTTTGCACAAATACAAAGTCTACACATCTACCCAATGACAGTTACTAAAAAGATTGAATCTCATTGAAAATGTTATGTATACTCTGAGCATCAAGGCGAGCACTGGCAGTACTTCTGTAGATGGGGATGTCCGGGGCTGGGTTCCAGAACTGCTGTAAATCCACTTCTCCACGCTCCGACAGCATGAGCTCACTCGCTTTCCCAGCCCTCTGGGGCCACTGACGAGGGCACTTGTCCCAATAGTAACTGGCAGCATGGCCTACCTGCAGTGCACCTGACAATATTAAAGCCAGGCCTTTATTCTAAAACAGAATGAAACggttcaataaaaaaaaaaagaaaatgttatggattacttgggctgcaaggtcactgagaaatcctgctggagctgagctgaaaacctcctccatgtagaccagctgacagaaagctggaaaaagccatgctgcatgcagttcaatgggaaagagaaatcaccagagaagatactcaacaggggacactgcaaggcttatatttggccagccaggccaaatgacacaacgggtgcagtagtggcatgtctgtcatggtggaaaccaagtgccctctaattggactggaggcccactccatgggagggaatacatccctgatactgaaaacctacaaccagGGTAGTTATGAAtcttaggggtataacatctgctgctgtctggctcaatgtatatactatgctcaccaaataatgctactctcattttggttagagaacctcttttcagatggcagtgaccttgggatgactcaaaggcaccatggtgctgagaagaagtgacagagaagtgctcagcactgaaatatctcaatcacaccttccaaggctcagggtccattgaggaagaggtagcagaaagaatgtaaaagccaaaggaagggtaggactccttacaacatgctcctccagacacaaaatggcctggatatctatgacctcacagtgcctgacactacctacacaagaccatcataataggaggaagagatgatgacatcaaaataagagagagaccacggaatattttttatatcatggaagttgttaataaaaatttggagaaaaataaaagagagactgattgagaggggaaagggatatgatggagagtagagtttcaaaggggaaagtgggaggagggaaggaattaccatgggatattgtttacaatcaaggaagttgtcaataaataaataaataaataaaaaacaacacacacacaaaaaaatataatatataagccagacatagtggcacatgccattaatcccagcacttgggagactcagGTAGgcgaatcactatgagttcaaggctagcctgagactacatggtaaattccaggtcaggctggattagagtgagaccctagctcaaaaataaataaataaataaaagtatagaggtatgatggagagtggagtttcaaaagggaaagtggggggagggagggaattaccatgggttattgtctgcaattatggaagttgtcaataaagaaataaatattaaaaaagaaaaaatagggcttagcagttatgtcatttgccagcaaagccaaaagaccttggttcgattccccaggacccatgaaagccagatgttcaagggggtgcatgcatctggacttcatttgcagtggctggaggctctggagtgcccattctctctctctctctctctgtgtgtgtgtgtgtgtgtctttctctctctctctcataataaataaaaatacattaaaaaaaaaggtaagctaTGTTATACAGAGACTTCATACTGTAAACTATAAAACAATGATGGAATAAGTCaaggaatacataaataaataagacatactATTGTCATGAATTGGAAAATGACTCAAAGATACTATTtctcaccaaaaaagaaaatctagttTTAACTCAATTTTTAACAAACTTCCTCAAAGATTTCATTATGAAGACAGAACAATGGcagggtgcatgcctttaatcccagcacctgggaagcagaggtagaaggatcgctgtgaattcaaggccatcagggctacagagtgagttccaggttagtctgctAGAATATGACccaacctcagaaaataaaaaaagaacgaatgaatgaatggacggacagaaggaagaaaatactgTGAGTGGTATTTAAAACcgtattaagggctggagagatggcttagaggttaagtgcttgcctgtgaagcctaaggatcctggttcaaggcttcattgcccagtatccacgtaagccagatgcataagagggcaaatgcatctggacttcatttgcagtggctggaggccctgatgtacccattctatctctctctgcctctttctcctctgtctgtcgctcataaataaataaaaacaaacaaaaattgttttaaaaacattaaaataagtaACTCATAAGTGGTTCAACAAAAAGTGTCCATCATTCATATGTATTTCCTGGGTCTGAGGGTATAGTTTAGTGGTATAGCACATGCTTAGCATGCATacgccctggattcaattctcaaaCCACCACCCACACCCatacttccttcttttttttttttttttttttcctcaaggtagggtttcactctagtccaggctgacctggaattcacaatgtagtctcagggtggcctgaaactcacggtgatccacctacctctgcctccccagtgctgggcttaaaggcgtgcaccaccacgcccagctttcttatCTTCTTAAATATAAAAGCATTTCAGAATAAAACTTATGCTTCGCTAGTCATGTGTGGAATAAGAACAATCAATAATTGGAGCCAAGGTTTGGCCTCCACATTTTAACTAGACATTGGACAGCAATAAGTAGTATATACAAGATAGTCAAGTTCCTTTACCTCCTAAATGAAAACTCTCGGCATGCAAATAAGAAATGCGTAAGTGCAACAGACTTGGCAGAGGAGTGTGCAGGAGTGCTTGGGGTTTTCTTTACATCACTCCTGCACCTCCTTCCACTTCACCTCCTTCTCTTCACACCAATCAATTCCTGAGATAAGGCTGAATTGTAAACTAGGAGAGATGTAGCTGAAGGTACTCCTATGTGCAAAATAACCAGTGACCTTTCTCCTACATGAAGTGTCAGATGAAAAACAATTTTCTATGCTAGGTCACTTTCTATTGCGCTTTCAGATGCCAACAAACATTTTGCAACAGGTTTTCTCACAGTGAGGACACTTGTGGGAGATTCTCTTTGGTATGAATGGTCAGATGTCATGAAAGATGTCTCTGTCTGCAAAAGGTGTTCCTCAGTGGTGACATTCAACAAGTCACTTCCCAAGAGAAGTTCTTGGATGTTGACAGAGGTCTTCCCACTTGTGAAAGCCTTTCCCTTATCCGTTCCACTGGTAGGGTTTCTCCCACTATGCATCCTTTGATGCTGGGCGAGGGATGAGCTGCAGCTGAAGGCCTTTCCACATTCGCTGCACTCATGGGGCTTCTCCCCAGTGTGGATGGTGGCGTGTCGAATGAGGTTCGTGCTCCAGCAAAAGGATTTCCCACACTCGGcacattcatagggcttctctccaCTATGAATTCGCTGGTGCCTTGTGAGGCCTGACTGCCGGTTGAAGGCCTTCCCACACTCCGTACACTCGTATGGCTTGTCCCCAGTGTGGATGCTGAAGTGGCGAATGAGGTCTGCTCTATTActaaaagctttcccacattctttgCATGCGAAGGGTTTTTCTCCAGTGTGGGCTCTCTTATGCAAGATGTAAGTAGAGCAGTGAGTGAAAGCTTTTCCACACTCACTGCACACATAAGGCTTCTCGCCGGTGTGAATGCGCTGGTGCCTCTTGAGGTACGACCTGTGGTTGAAGGCCTTCCCGCACTCGAGGCACTCGAagggcttctctccagtgtggaTGACATAGTGGTGAATCAGCGCTGCGCTCTCACAAAATGCTTTTCCACACTCACTGCACTCATAGGGCTTTTCCCCAGTGTGAGTCTGCTGATGCCACATGAGGTATGACCTGTGTTTGAAGACCTTCCCACACTCGAAGCACTCATAGGGGTTCTCCCCGCTGTGGATGATGTAATGTCGAATGAAACCTGGTCTATCTCGAAAAGCTTTGCCACATTCTTTGCACAGAAAAGGTTTTTCTCCGGTGTGGCTCCTGTTATGTAAGACAAAAGTGGAGCGGTGTGTGAAGGCCTTGCCACACTGCCCGCACTGATACGGCTTCTCCCCACTGTGAATGCGCTGGTGCTGCGTCAGGTGGGACTTGCGGTTGAAGGCCTTCCCACACTCCAGGCACTTGAAGGGCTTCTCCCCAGTATGGACCATATGGTGTTGAAGAAGGTATGTACTCTTGCTGAAGGTCTTCCCACACTCTGTGCATTCATATGGCTTCACTCCAGAGTGAATCCTCTCATGTCGAACAAGAAGACGTTTCTTGTTAAACACTTTCCCACATTTACTACATCTGAAGATACCGTTTCCTTCCTCAATCATGGGATCTTTACTGGACTGCAGTGATTCACGGTCATGGCCAGCATCTTCTGAGAAGTACTCCTTCTGTACAGTCCTTGAGCACAAATCCCCAGCTGAGCCTAAACCATCACGTCCAGCAGGAAGCTTCTCACTCTGACCATCTCTTCCTGCTCTCAAGAGTCCTTGTTGCACTTCTGAGGAACCAACGTGGCTCCTGGCTTGTATCAGCTGGAAGTTCCCTAAAGCACCTTGGGCTAATTCAACCTGGGGGGAGACCCCCTTACACAATGCTGGCTCATAAGTGACAAGTTCTGTGGCCTTGGTTTTTCCATTGTCACCTGAAACAAATCAACACACATCAGAACCAATtactaacaaaaacagaagagggctggagagatggctcagtggttaaggtgcttttctgagaagcctaagaacataggattgattccccaggacccgtgtaaagccaatgcacaaggtggaacatacatatgaagtttgtttgctaatggctagaggccctggcatgcccattctctctctcctctctctctcaaataataaaatatttaaaaacaagccatgcatggtggcgcacgcctttaatcccagcactcagaaggcagaggtaggaggattgtcatgagtttgaggccaccctgagactacacagtgaattccaggtcagcctgagctaaagtaagaccctaccttaaaaaactaaaataaagtaaaatatttaaaaacaataaccaaaaaaaaaaaaagaaagaaaacagaaaaaaagctgggtgcagtagcacatacctttaatctcagcactcaggaggcagaggtaagaggatcacctgaaAAAAAGTGTCTCCATGCCTGTTAACCTCAGGCTtccaatttctttccttttgggttCTTAGATTCTTGACTCTCTGAAGACTAAAACAAGAGGAAAGACTATGTGATGGGACAGAGCTCTGGTCTTCTCTAGAGAAGGCTTCACAATTCCAGATGCAGCATTTTCACAAAAGAAACTCATTATGAGCCCACAGATAGGTAAGACAGTAAGTAggtaggtggatggatagatggatggacaaATGGATAGATATGACTGGAGCCAAGGGCTGGCTAAACCAGAAAGACCAATAGGCAAGTAAAGCATTAAGGTTTTGAGCAGCATCAGGTGAACCTCTGGAAAGGGGACAAGGGCCACAGACTGAGTCACATGGTCACTGAGTCAATCATTTGTGTGTATGCAATGAGGCACAACAAAACTATGCACCAGAGCTCCTGTGACCTTGCAGGGCGGATAACACTCCACGCGTGTGTTGCCACACAGGAACACCAGAAGGGTAATGATGCCTGGAGGACATGGAAGCTGTGCTTCAAACTCTTTCTGGACCACATTTTAAAGTTGcataatatatattctttttaatagaTTTTAGTGAGTTTTGTTGGttaattttcattcctttttttggaAAGCCGTGTTTTACTCTATTACCCAGGAtgtcctggagtgctgggattacaggtgcgagCTAGCACACCCCAAACTGGTGAGCCTTTTTAGGAAATTAGTCACACTGAGGGAGGTTTTAGGAAATCATGAAGTTGATGCCACAAGAGCGAAACAAAGGGAGTACCACATGCTCAACGCTGAGTTAAGGTCTAGGGAGTTTTACAGCCAGAGCTACTCAAAGAAGCGCGTCCCGAAGCTGCAAAGGGGGtgtcacacagagaaagaagacaggcaCTCTAGTCTAGGAGATAGACAGCAGGCTGATGTTGACACCAGCACAGTAAAAAAGAGGAAGCTAGTTTTCATGATTCTGAATTAGGTAACCATAGGGATGACCATTGCCTCTCCCAGAACAGAGCTCATAAGGCAAAGTGGTACTGGCATAGATATAGGGCAAGAAGAAAAGACTTAGAAAGAAACTCACTCACCATAAAGAACTTGGTATAGGTGGAGTAGATACAGCAGCTCAGTGGCAAGAGCTAAAAACCTCCATCTGGGGAATGGGAGTAATTATACTGCATATCAAAGCTACACTgtataagacatctctccagccctcaaaataaaaacaaaaatttttacaaAGGCTTGggtgcttggcatggtggtagacacttgtaatctcagcacttggaggtaaaggcaagagaatcagaagtttaaaACCAAACTGGGTatcatggctcatgcctttaatcctttaatgcaggaagctaaggtaggaggattgctgtgagtttgaggtcagcctggactagagtgagttccaggtcagcctgggatacatgagaccttgccttagaagacagagaatgagggaagaaaggagagagggaggacaggaagaaagagaggcaggcagtTCAGTaacagagcatttgcctagcatgaagGAAGCCCTGGTTTCAATCCACAGTAGtgcaaaagaggaaaggaagagagggaaaagaagggaggaagagaaaaagagagaggggaaaaggaaaggaacagaGGCCAGACCTCCGCCAGCCCTGGCGTGGACTCCTACCTGGACAGTGGCTTGGGGGAAGGTCTTCCATCAGCGTACATCGCTCATGTCCATGCTCCAACGGGTACATCAGCTCAGGTGTGGGAACAGGACACCCTGctcaagaagaaaaatgaggacACATGAAATTTACTGAAAAGAGATATAGACCCCCAAATGTCATCTAAGATTTCAGGATGAGGATTGGACCTTGGAAAGAAGCTGCTcccaggccactgccaaggctcttgatttcccaccagaagtagttggtaagaccctactgctgaagactccacatgccccGTGTTTGGgctgcaggccactgagaaatcaagctggagctgagctaaaaacctcttctctgtagaccagccgacagaaagctggaaaaggatTGCTACATGCAACCCTAGGGAAGGGAGAAGTCATTAGCAGTaataaacaatagtggacactgcaagccttgagtttggccagccaggccaaatgacccaccaggtgcatagtggcacatctgttatgggggaaaccaatctctaattggactggaggcctgctccatgggagggaatacatgcctgatactgaaaacctagtcaaaaccctatgacaaaacaaacaaaatttttaaaaaagtctatgGCAGAAGAGGTCACAAGACCTAGAGgtgcaatgcctgctggtgtctggctagatgcatatattgtgcccaccaaactactcagtaaacacttttcttaatgctcatacccatatattcatgctactctcactggctggagaagcttctctagcagATGAGGGTAACCACTgcgatgactcaaaaggtaccacagtgctgagaagaagtgacagaggagtgctcagcactgagacatctctatcatgtctTCCAAGGCTTGGGcatccattgctgaagaggtggcagaaagaatataagagccaaaggaagggtaggactccttacaatgcactcttccagacacaaaatggcctggagatccatgaccttgcagtgtccgacactacctacacaagaccattacaagagaaggaaaagatgataacatcaaaataaaaagagagactggggaggtaatatgatggagaatggaatttcaaaggggaaagtattagggggaggagggaattaccatgggattttttttataatcatggaaaatgttaataaaaatttaaaaataaaaaaattgtaaaaagagagactggctgagagagagaggggatatgatggagagtggagttgtgaaaaggaaagtgaggaaggaaagggaattatcatgctttattgtctataataatggaagttgtcaataataaaaaataaaaataaagccaggcttggtgacacacgtctttaatcccagcactcaggaggcagaggtaggaggattgccgtgagttcgagtccaggtcagcctgggctagagtgaaaccctacctcgggaaaaaaaaaaaaaacaaacttgcttttaaaaaattactattattcatttgagagagaaagaatgagaatggtagTGCCAAAGTgctctgcctctgcaaacaaaccccagatacatgtg carries:
- the LOC123454717 gene encoding zinc finger protein 805-like isoform X2, with translation MYPLEHGHERCTLMEDLPPSHCPGDNGKTKATELVTYEPALCKGVSPQVELAQGALGNFQLIQARSHVGSSEVQQGLLRAGRDGQSEKLPAGRDGLGSAGDLCSRTVQKEYFSEDAGHDRESLQSSKDPMIEEGNGIFRCSKCGKVFNKKRLLVRHERIHSGVKPYECTECGKTFSKSTYLLQHHMVHTGEKPFKCLECGKAFNRKSHLTQHQRIHSGEKPYQCGQCGKAFTHRSTFVLHNRSHTGEKPFLCKECGKAFRDRPGFIRHYIIHSGENPYECFECGKVFKHRSYLMWHQQTHTGEKPYECSECGKAFCESAALIHHYVIHTGEKPFECLECGKAFNHRSYLKRHQRIHTGEKPYVCSECGKAFTHCSTYILHKRAHTGEKPFACKECGKAFSNRADLIRHFSIHTGDKPYECTECGKAFNRQSGLTRHQRIHSGEKPYECAECGKSFCWSTNLIRHATIHTGEKPHECSECGKAFSCSSSLAQHQRMHSGRNPTSGTDKGKAFTSGKTSVNIQELLLGSDLLNVTTEEHLLQTETSFMTSDHSYQRESPTSVLTVRKPVAKCLLASESAIESDLA
- the LOC123454717 gene encoding zinc finger protein 805-like isoform X1, with protein sequence MMENCGLLVSLGCPVPTPELMYPLEHGHERCTLMEDLPPSHCPGDNGKTKATELVTYEPALCKGVSPQVELAQGALGNFQLIQARSHVGSSEVQQGLLRAGRDGQSEKLPAGRDGLGSAGDLCSRTVQKEYFSEDAGHDRESLQSSKDPMIEEGNGIFRCSKCGKVFNKKRLLVRHERIHSGVKPYECTECGKTFSKSTYLLQHHMVHTGEKPFKCLECGKAFNRKSHLTQHQRIHSGEKPYQCGQCGKAFTHRSTFVLHNRSHTGEKPFLCKECGKAFRDRPGFIRHYIIHSGENPYECFECGKVFKHRSYLMWHQQTHTGEKPYECSECGKAFCESAALIHHYVIHTGEKPFECLECGKAFNHRSYLKRHQRIHTGEKPYVCSECGKAFTHCSTYILHKRAHTGEKPFACKECGKAFSNRADLIRHFSIHTGDKPYECTECGKAFNRQSGLTRHQRIHSGEKPYECAECGKSFCWSTNLIRHATIHTGEKPHECSECGKAFSCSSSLAQHQRMHSGRNPTSGTDKGKAFTSGKTSVNIQELLLGSDLLNVTTEEHLLQTETSFMTSDHSYQRESPTSVLTVRKPVAKCLLASESAIESDLA